A genomic region of Coriobacteriaceae bacterium contains the following coding sequences:
- a CDS encoding VanZ family protein: MRTLKVTLSMGVTLGIMVLIFCFSAQSGGESGSLSDSIARMLASTFVGGFETMPIEQQAQIVAQMSWPIRKTAHASEYASLAISLVITCWQLYAWRCDKESGPCRRLDDAWRLWGVAAFVIAVLYACSDEIHQLFIDGRAGQVADVLVDASGAAIGCLLMCW; the protein is encoded by the coding sequence ATGCGCACTCTCAAAGTCACATTGAGCATGGGCGTGACCCTTGGCATTATGGTACTCATCTTCTGCTTCTCGGCACAAAGCGGAGGAGAGTCGGGATCGTTGAGCGATTCGATTGCACGCATGCTTGCATCCACCTTCGTCGGAGGATTCGAAACCATGCCAATTGAGCAACAAGCGCAGATCGTCGCCCAGATGTCCTGGCCCATACGTAAGACCGCACACGCATCCGAGTATGCTAGTCTCGCCATATCGCTCGTGATCACATGTTGGCAGCTTTACGCCTGGCGCTGCGATAAGGAAAGCGGCCCATGTCGTCGCTTGGACGACGCGTGGCGCTTGTGGGGTGTTGCGGCATTTGTCATCGCGGTGCTCTATGCGTGCAGCGACGAGATTCACCAGCTTTTCATCGACGGACGTGCAGGACAAGTTGCCGACGTGCTCGTGGATGCCTCGGGAGCGGCCATCGGCTGCCTGCTAATGTGTTGGTAA